The DNA region AGCGCTGATCCCATTTTCCTCCCCTCCTCATGGGAGGCCATCCCGGGCGATCTAGAGGTGATGGGGAAGGCTCCCCAGTGCCCCTGGTACCCGCGCGCTGCAGTGTCTCCTTCCCGTTCTCCAGGTGTCTGCGGAGCGACTCCACGCACGTCTCCTCCAGGTAGGCTCTGAACCGCTCCGCATAACGGGTCGCCTCCCACTTGCGCTGGGTGTTCTGAGCCGCCACGACCGCCGAGGTCCAGGAGCGCAGGTCCTCGTTCAGGGCGATGTAATCCTTGCCGTCGTAGGCGGACTGGTAATACCCGCGGAGGAGGCGCCCGTCGGGCCCCAGGTCGCAGCCAAACATCCTCTGGAGGGTGTGAGAccctggccccgcccccgcgGTCAGCCCCGCCCGCCGAGCCCCGCCCCGGCCCGACCAATCCCCGGGGATTTTGGCCTAAACGGAAATGAAACCGGGTAAAGGCGCCTGGGGCTCTCCCCGGTCGAGGGTCTGGGCGGGTCCCGCGGCCTCGGGGCGGATCTCGGATCCGGAGACTCGGGGCCACCGGGCCGTccgtggggggtggggaggggtcgTGACCTGCGCCCCGGGCCGGGGTCACTCACCGGCCTCGCTCTGGTTGTAGTAGCCGGGCACGGTCCGCAGGCACACTCGGTGATTCTGTGCGTGGGCCTCCGTGTTCCGTGTCTGCTCTTCCCAATACTCCGGCCCCTCCTGCTCCGCCCACGGCGCCCGCGGCTCCTCTCTTGGACTCTCAGCGTCGCTGTCGAACCGCACGAACTGCGTGTCGTCCACGTAGCCCACGGAGATGAAGCGGGGCTCCCCGCGGCCGG from Theropithecus gelada isolate Dixy unplaced genomic scaffold, Tgel_1.0 HiC_scaffold_13507, whole genome shotgun sequence includes:
- the LOC112616914 gene encoding HLA class I histocompatibility antigen, Cw-12 alpha chain-like, which encodes MRVMAPRTLLLLLSGALALTETWAGSHSLRYFSTAVSRPGRGEPRFISVGYVDDTQFVRFDSDAESPREEPRAPWAEQEGPEYWEEQTRNTEAHAQNHRVCLRTVPGYYNQSEAGSHTLQRMFGCDLGPDGRLLRGYYQSAYDGKDYIALNEDLRSWTSAVVAAQNTQRKWEATRYAERFRAYLEETCVESLRRHLENGKETLQRAGTRGTGEPSPSPLDRPGWPPMRRGGKWD